The DNA sequence TGTTTGTAGGGCCTGCGGTCTCTCGCTAACTAGAGGGGAGTATGAGCGCGCTCAGACAGCCTCTAGGCGCAGTGAGGAAGACGAAGAGGAGAGTAGGCGTGAGTACTTGAAGTGGTGGCTTAGAAGCAAGAAGTAGGTGGTGGCCGTGTTCTTTACCTTCGTCATAGGCACAGCCGGCTCTGGGAAGTCAACACTCATCCAAGCCCTCGCCGACTGGCTAGCGAGCCATGAGCTAGACGTGGCTACTGTTAACTTAGATCCAGCAGTGGTCTGGCTCCCGTATGGGCCAGACGTAGACGTAAGGGACTACGTAAACATAGACGAGGTGATGAAGAAGTATAACCTAGGCCCCAATAGCGCCTTACTGGCGTGCGTAGACATGACCGCGGCTTACGTAGAGCGCCTAAAGGAAGAGATAGCGGACATAAACGCTGATTACGTGCTAATCGATACCCCGGGCCAGTTAGAGCTCTTTGCCTTTAGGGGCTCTGGGCCGTACATCGCCTCTTCGCTGGGCGGGGAGAGGGCAGCCGTCCTCTTCCTCATAGACTCAGTGCTCGCTGAGAGGCCCTCAAGCCTAGTCTCACTTCTCCTTCTCGCTACCTCTGTAAGCTACAGGCTGCACAAACCTCAGCTTAACCTCCTCTCCAAAGTAGACCTTCTGCCGAAGAGAAGCGTAGAGAGGATATTGAGGTGGGTAGAAAACCCCCTCGACCTAATGTACTCCCTCTCAGAGGAGTTGATGGGGGTAGGTAGGGAAGTTAATCAGCGTATCTGTGAAGCTCTACACGATATAAACCCAAGCCTCCACCTATTACCAGTATCCGCTAAGACTGGGGAGGGCCTAGACGACCTCTTCTCGCAGCTTCAGTGGGTGTTTGGAGGTGGAGGCGAAGAGTACGGGCCTTAGCTTCACTGACCGGAGCGGTAGGGACAAGAGCAGCCTCGCTCAGCTGGAATAAGCGCTACGGCCTCCTCTAAGGACAAATATACCTTGTGCTTAATGCTATCCATGACCCTAGCGACTTCTCCAGCTGTCACCATGCTCTGCATGCCCGCGGCCATGTTAGTAACTAGGCAGAGGACAGCGTAGCAAAGCCCTGCTTCACGGGCGAGGGCGGCCTCAGTGGCCACGGTCATACCTACCACGTCGCCTCCAAGCACTCTAATAGCCCTTATCTCAGCGGGGGTCTCAAAGCGAGGGCCCTCAGTACATGCATACACCCCTCCATCCCAAACCTCAAGCCCAGCCTTCTTAGAAGCCTCTATAAGTACTGTCCTTAGCTCAGGACAGAACGGCTCGCTCATATCTACATGAACAACCTTAGGTCCTTCGTAGAGGCTCGGAGGCCTAGACTTAGCTAAGTCTAGGAAGTCGCTAACAACGACCGCCATCCCAGGGCGGATGTGCTCTCTTAGTGAGCCTACTGCTCCAGTCGCTAAGACCCTCTCCACCCCAAGCCTCTTGAGCGCTAAGACGTTAGCTCGGTAGTCCACCCTATGTGGAGGAACAGCGTGCGTAAAGCCATGCCTAGGCACGACCGCTACTTCTACCCCTCCTAATTTAGTTAGAGAAGTCTCTACACTGCCGAATCGAGTAGATACTCTCACGTTCCTCCCACGCTTAGCTAACTCTTCAACCCCACTTCCTGCAATTATCCCTACCTTCAGCCCTCTTCCACCTCCTAATTAAAGCGAGGGCTACAAGGAGAGAGCTGTATACAGCTACAACTACCGTCGTCCATAAGAGGAGGGTTAGGGGTGTTTGAAGTGGGTTTAAGAGGAGGTCGGCTACCTGCCTAAGGAGTAGAGCGAGCAAGACGCAGAAGATAGCGCTTAGCACCTCACGGCTAATAGGCTTCCCCTCGAGGTACTTATCTATCCCGTGTCCAATCAGTAGCACTAAGAGGGAGGCCATAATCACGTCTACGTTGTATACCTTAGTTATGAAGGTGGGCACGTTAGGCAGCGCCAAGAAAGCTCCCACGAGCCGAGGCACCTCAGCTATCTCAAAGCCCCCCCGATCAGCTATGTAGGAGGCCACAGCGGATGAGCCCAAGTAGATGGCCACGCTCAGAATGATTATGGCTATGAGGGTGCTCATGAAGACTATGGGGGACGAAGACCAAGAACTAGCCAGCGCTCTATCTATGGAGAAGCCCTTAACGATTAGCGCCAAGCCAACAATGAAGAGCAGGGCCACTCCAGCATAGTGCGCAAGCCCTAAGCTAGCGAGAATACCAGTCGCCACTAAAAATATCCCAGGTATCCCGACGAGGTAGGCAGAGTACCTAGGGTCCTCCAAGACCCTTCTGACGTACTTAGCTAATAGTAGGTAGGTCTCCTCAACGCTCCTAGACTGCCTAACGATGATCCTCCTTATCGACACTATGGGGAGCTTTGACTGAATTAGCGGTATGACGTGTTCGTCGGCTGCGCCATCACTAACCACCACCGCAGCGTCAGCTGAGTATGCCTTTAAAGCTTCGTCAAGCTCCCTTGCAATCTTCAGATCGGCCTTAAGCCCTCCCTCTAGCACCCCTGCGAGTGTAACAAGCTCGCAGCTCACCCCCTCCTCTCTAAGCTTGTCTAAGACTTGGATAGCGGCGAAGAGGGCGTTCACATCAGAGTCGTCTGGTGAGGCCAAAGCGAAGCGAGTAGCAGCCTCTAAGTTAGCCTGCCTCCCAATAATCGGGGTCTTGGCGTTAGCCACCCTGCCTATGTCGTCGTCCCTGTCTACGTAAATAACGAGCACGCGCTGTCCAGCCTCCCTACTCAATGGGGCCACCCTCCCTGCTGACCATGGACTCCATAAGCACCTTCAGCTCCTCTAACGTTACCCTCCCCCCTTCTCTAAGCCTCTCTAGGGCCCTCTTAGCTACTTCCTCCCTCCTCCTAAACACCTCAGCTACTCTCTCAGCCTCCCTAGCCATCTTCTCCTCAAGACTCCTCTCTAACTCAGTCTTAAGCGCCCTGACCCCCTCCCTAGCCTTGCTTACATGTTCCTTAGCCTCCCCGAGCTCCTCCTCAACCCTCCTTAGCTCCTCTTTAACTCGAGAGCCCTCCTCTTTTAGACTACGTGCTCTCTCAAGGCCCTCCCTCAACTTAGCCTTGAGCTGCTCCACAACCCTCAGCTTTCCATAAGCCTCGCTCCTCAGCTCTCTAGCCCTCCTCCACGCCCTGAGCTGGCTGACAAGCTCGGCCATCCTATCGACAAGCTCTTTCTCTCCCCTTCGACTATGCGGGCGTGTCTGATATTTCCACTCGAGTTCCTTGAGCTCCCTCTGAATAAGCTCTTCGTCTGCTAGCCTAGCCTCCAGCTCCTTAGCTTGCTTAAGCAAATTAGAGGCCTCGTTCCTTAGCCTAGCCACTTCTCTCTTAGCTTCCTCAACCTGCTTCAAATAGGCAGCCCTCTCTCCACGTATCCTCCTCAGCTCTTCCTTCAGCTTCCTCAGCTCAAGTAGTTTTGATTCTAGGCGCCTCTTAGAGCGCTTAAGCTCCCCCTCGGCCTCCTTGAGCTGGCTGGCTAGCTTAGCTAAGCGATCCATGCTAGAGCACCATTACCTCGCTTAAGGTGCTTAGCCTACGGGGCCCGTCCTTCGCGACAAGGTATACATCTTCTACTCTAACTCCACCCTGGCCCCTAAAGTAGAGGCCCGGCTCTAGCGTTACGACCATCCGAGGCCTTAGCCTGTACCTAGACTTGGGCGATAGTGCAGGGGCTTCGTGGACGCTTAGCCCTAGTCCATGGCCCACTCCGTGTATAAAGTATTTAGCCAGCCCCCTTCTCCTAAGTATATACCTAGTCTCTAGGTCAACGCTCCTCGCCTGGAGCCCAGGCTTTAGAAGTAGCTCAGCAGCCCTCTTAGCCTCTAAGACCGCCTCGATAGAGTCCTCTACCCAAGGCTTTGGGCTACCTACTACCACCGTCCTAGATATGTCTGAGCAGTATCCCTCAACCTTGACGCCAAAGTCTATGACTACTGGTTCACCGCTCACCAATTTAGCTCCACCAGCGGGTCGGTGAGGCTGAGAGGAGCGCGGGCTACATGAGACGATGGGGTCGAAGGCGATGCCATCAGCCCCGGCCTTCCTAGCCTCAGCCTCCATTACTCCAGCGGTCTCCCGCTCGCTCACTCCGTTGATAAGGGCTTCCACACCTCTAAGTATACTTTTTTCAGCAGCCTCGACAGCCCTCCTTATTAGCGATACCTCTACTTCTTCCTTTACTTCCCTCAGCTCCTCAACTAAGCCTGAGGCATCGGTAAGGCGTCCAGGCCCCAGCCACTTTTCTAGCTCTAAGTAGGCCTTATGGCTTAAGTAGCCAGCCTCTACTCCAAGCCTTTCACGCCTAACCAGCTTCTCTAAGGCCTCCCTAATGCTCTTCCTTAACTCCCTAACCTCAATAGAGCCCCCCACTAGTTCCTCAGCCTCTTCCAAGTCTAACTTTGGCACTAGCAATACGGCGAGCCCGTCGACTGAGGCTAGGAAGTAGCATGTCCTTGGAGGGTAGCTTGCCGCAGGGAAGCCCGTCAAGTACTCAATGTTCTCAGGGACTGATGCCAAGAAGCAATCAAGCCCACGCTTCTCTAGTTGCTTAAGCAACTTCTTAAGTCTCCTAGACCTGCCTCTCCGAGGCACAGGGTAACTCATCCTCCCCTAGGCTAAGCGAGTTACGCTACTGGCGTAAGAGTTAAAGACCTATACGTAAAAGAGCGTGTCCCGAGCCTTAAATGAGTGCCTGGCAAGGGAGAGATTTCAGGAGGCTTACAGGGGGCAAAGTAAGGCCCCACCGTGGAAAGCGGAAGTACGAAGTAGGCAGCTACCCAACTGAAACAGTAGTTGGTGAGAGTGAAAGTAGGGTAAGAGTAAGAGTAAGGGGGGGAGGCCTTAAGACGAGGCTAAAGGTAGCCTCCTTCGTAAACGTGAGCAACCCATCTACAGGCCGGACGGAGAGGCTTAGGATACTACAAGTAGTATCTAACCCAGCTAGCGTCGACTACTCTAGGAGAGGAGTGCTTACGAAGGGCGCAATAGTAAAGACGGAGGCAGGCTTAGTTAAAATAACGTCCCGCCCAGGCCAAGATGGAGTAGTCAACGGGATACTTACTGAGCCGCAGCCCTAATACTCTTCAATATGCTAGCCACCTTACTGAGCAGCTCACTCTTGCGCAGCTTCTTCTCCACCAAGATTAGGCCCTTATAGTCCCACCAGCACCTAGGATAGCGCACCCCCTCTACTACCTTGACTCCTAACCCTAGGCCTAGCTTCTTAATGGCCTCTAACACCTCCTCTAGCCTGGGCCTATCGACCGCCAGCTCCCTAGATACCCTCCTACCCTGTTTCCTAGTCTTAGACCTGTCGAAGTATACTAAGTAGAGGCGCTGCCAGCCACTCTCCTTCAACCTAGTCACCTATACGTCTACCTGTGCCCGCCTTTAGAAGTTGTCGCCCTGATCTAATCTGTGGCGCTAGGCTGGAGGAGGCTCCGGGGGGCGCGGAGCAATGACCACAAGGTACTTATACGACACGAGAAAAACACTACCTCGCCCCCGAGGATGATTACTTGAGGAGACTCGGTAGGATACTTCACATACTGAAGAACGGCCTTCTACTAGTCAAGCTCCAAGACCCTAGGCCTCCCCTCATAGGCTCCAACGTGCTAAGTAGAGACGGGGAGGTCGTAGGAGTGGTGCGTGACGTAATAGGCAATGTATCTTCGCCCTACGTAGTAGTAAAACCGCTGAGGAAGCCCTCTAGAAAGCTAGTAGCTGAGCTATACATTGAGGATAGGTGTATGTAGCATGGAGACCCCTAGGTTAATGAGCGTGAGCGCTAAGTGCCCCGAGTGTGGTGGGGCGAGGCTAGTAAAGGACTACGACAGGGCCGAGATGACCTGCCTCTGTTGCGGCCTCGTAATTAAGGAGAGACTAATCGACCCTGGGCCTGAGTGGAGGGCCTTTGACCTTGAGCAGCAAGATAAGCGAGCGAGGACAGGGGCCCCCCTAACCAGTACTATTCACGACAAGGGGCTTTCCACAGTAATCGACTGGACGAACCGTGATGCTTCAGGTAGAGGCCTAAGCCTATCAAAGAGGATCCAGGCCTACAAGCTTCGCAAATGGCAGCAGCGCAGCCGCCTATCTAGCGCCTCCGACCGCAACCTTGCCCACGCCCTATCTGAGCTAGAGAGGATGGCCTCCCAGCTCGGGTTGCCTAGGGGGGTGTGTGAAGAGGCCGCTGTTATATACAGGAAAATAGTGGAGGGGAGGCTGGTCAGGGGGAGGTCTATTGAGAGCATGGTAGCTGCCGCAATCTACATGGCGTGCCGTAAAGTTAAGTTGCCCAGAACTCTCGACGAAATTGCTAATGCCTCCCGAGTATCGAAGAGGGACGTCGGAAGAAGCTACCGCTTCCTCCTACGCCTAACCTCAACCAAAGTACTGCCTACAGCCTCAATAAGTTATGTCCCTAGGCTCGTCTCAAAGCTAAAGCTGCCTAGTGAAGTACAGCTAGAAGCCATAAAGATACTTGAGAAAGCGGCTGAAGCAGGGCTAACCTCTGGCAGGGGGCCCATGGGGATGGTGGCCGCTGCTATATACGTAGCCAGTGCCTTATTACAGTGCAAGTGTACTCAGAGAGACGTAGCTGCTTCCGCCAACGTCACTGAGGTTACTGTTAGGAACCGATACCAAGAGCTCTTGAAGAAGCTAGACTTCATAGTGATGATGTAGCGCGCGCCATCAATAGCCGCTATGCACTAGTTCCCTATGTATGAGGGCCATCTAAATATATAGGAGGGACCTTTGCATACATATCTTAGGTTCGCCGCTTTGTCCTCACTGAGTGAAGTCGAGGAGAGGGCCCTGAAGATCGTGAAGAACTCAGGAGAAGTTTTACAGTGCGACCTATGGAAGGCACTTAACTTAAGCAGCCGCGAGGGCTCAAGAGTAGCAGCGAGGCTTGAGCGTAAAGGACTGGTAAGGAGGGAGCCCCTAGTCCACAATAAGCGTAGAACCTACAAAATAGTACTAGCAGGCCAGAGGACGAAGGTAACAGTCGACGGGGTGCTCTCCTGCCCATGCTTCTCCTGCCTAGACATTGAGCGCTGTGCACCGGGCCGGCCAATTAACCCAGGTAAGTGCTTGGCATTAACCAAGTGGCTTCAGCAAGAGGCCGCCTCTATGGAGGCCTCCCATTGAGGCGTAGAGAGGAGAGGAGAGACCACTACTATCGTTTAGCGAAACGGCTTGGCTATAGGTCTAGGGCGGCGTTTAAGCTAAAGGAGGCCGCTCGTAGCCTAAACTTACTAAGGACAGGGGACGTGGTCGTAGACTTAGGAGCAGCCCCCGGCGGCTGGGTTCAGGTGGCTAGGGAGTTCGTAGGTGACAGGGGCTTCGTACTAGGGGTAGACATATCTCATATTAAGCCAATGCCGTGGAGTAACGTTAAGCTACTACGTATAGACGTGGAGCAGCCCGAAGCCCCTCAGGTAGTACTTAGCCACCTGCCTAGGAAGGCAGACGTCGTGCTGTCAGACCTTTCACCTAAACTCTCAGGTATATGGGAGCTAGACGTCGCTAGGCAGGCCTCGCTAGTCGACGCGGCCCTTAGGATCATCGACGCAGTTTTACGCAGAGGCGGGAGGGCGCTAATTAAGGTCTTTCAGGGGCCTGGCTTCGAAGAAGTATTGAGCAAGATTAGAGATAGGTTTGAGGCCGTGAAGCTAGTAAGGCCGAGGGCGACAAGGACTAGCAGCGCTGAGGTATATGTAGCCGCTCTCAACTATAAGTTGAGTTGAGCCAGCTCGACCTGACGCGACTGAAGAGGGTATCCGAGGGTAAAGTAGTAGTCCTTGTTCCCGATGAAGCCGAGCCTACGCGAAGCGTGTTCTACAACCCGGCGATGGAAATTAGCCGAGATATAGCTGTCTGCTGCATACGGGCCTACCAGGCAATTGAAGGCATAAAACAGCTCTCTATAGCTGAGCCCCTGACAGCTAGCGGTGTGAGGGGAATTAGGTATGCCAAGGAAGTCAGAGGGGTTCGCGAAGTAGTATTAGGCGACGTAAACCCACTGGCAGTTAAGCTAGCCGTGATGAACGTAGAGCTAAACGGGCTCGGCGACGTTGCCACCGTGAGGCATGAAGAAGCCAACAGGCTACTAGCCTCTAGATCCTCTCCTAGTTTAAAGTTCGACGTGATCGACATAGACCCCTTCGGCTCCCCGGCCCCCTTCATTGAGGCCTCAATCAGAGCGCTGCGCGATAGAGGCCTACTGATGTTAACTGCCACAGACACCCCTCCGCTCTGCGGGATCTACCCAAGCGTAGCTGAGAGGCGCTATGGGGTGAGGTCGCTTAAGGTAGAGTATTGCCACGAGCAGGCGTTAAGAATACTATTAGCCCACGTGGCCCTAAGTGCGCTTAAGCTAGACGCGTCAATTCAACCCCTCCTCTCATACGCTCTGAGACATCATTATAGAGTATGTGTAAAGATAAGAGCGGGGGCCACCGAGGCCGCTCACTGTTTAAAGAACTTAGGCACCCTCCTCCACTGCTTCGAGTGCGGCCATCGCGAAATGCTTGCTAGCAGAGGCGTACAGTATGAGAGGTGCCCTATATGTGGAGCCAAGGCGCATAGTGCTTCACCCATATGGCGTGCCCAGCTTCTCGACAGCAACTTTGTATCTAAGGTGCTTGATGAAGTAGTGCAGAGCGACTTTAAGCACAGGGGCTTCGAGGAGGCCTTTTTAAGGAGGCTTACTGAAGAGGCCGGGGCACCGCCACTTTACTATACGCTCGACGAAGTATGCAGGAAGCTTAGGCGTCCTCAGCCGAAAATTAGCGAAGCGCTAAGTGTTCTTAGGAAGTGGGGCTTTGAAGCATGCCGCACCCACTTCCATCCTAAGGGGGTTAAGACCAACGCCCTCGTAACAGACCTCTACGCCGTAGTTAGGATGTTAACGAAGCATTGTGCCAGCCATAAAAGCAGCTAAGCCTATTAGCATCCACAACAGTACTTCGTGTTTAACCCTCCTAGCATTCTCAGCTGAAGGGTTCCTCACTAGCGCTAGCGCGCTCTTCACGAAGCCTATGTCACATATTACGACGAGCGGCAAGTAGTATACGCTAACGAAGCCGAGGAGCCAGGGGGCAATACTCATTGCCACAGCGGCTAGGAAGAAGAGTGAGGCTAACTTAGCTGCCGCGACCCTACCATAAACAGCCGCTACTGTCCTAATTCCCATGGAGGAGTCTCCGACTACGTCCACGATCCCCTTAGTAACCTCCCTGCCCATGTTAGCTGTGAAGGCTATCGATGCAAACAGAAGGAGGGAGGGATCTATGCCCCCTACAGCCATCCCTCCGTAGATGAAGGGGATGGCTGTACAGAAGCTAACCATAATATTCCCAGGGATTCCCGTAGACTTACCCTTAGTCGCATAACCAATAGCGACCGCCACTGCTGTGGAGGACAGAGCTAAGCACTGAGGACAGGTTAAGGCTGAGGCCGCTAGCCCAATTAGGACTAGCGTTGAGGCGAGCGTTAAAGCCTCGCGGGGCTTAACTGCTCCGCTAGGTATAGGCCTGGCTGGGTCGTTAATTAAGTCTATCTCCCTATCATAATAGTCGTTAACTACCATGGCTGCTCCGCTAAGCGTAGAGCCAGTCACAAAGCTTAACACAGCCTCCTCGATGAGAGCTTCGCTCAGATGCCCCTTTACGGCTATTAACATGCCTACAATAACCGCAGCTCCCGTCATTAAGCTATTGATTGGCCTAACTATCCTCATTAAGCCTAGGGCTATGCTCCTCGAAGACCTTTTCAGCAATTAAATACCTCCCTCTAACAGGCATCCTTAGAGGCCGGCCTGTTCTTCTTAAGACCTCGCGCGCTACTTATTATTTAGGCTTAAGTAGAGGACTTGAGTAAAGGAGCCTCCTGTTACCGCCAAGCCAAAATAATGGGGAGAAAATTTTTATAGCTCGTAACTTTTTGTTAGGTTAGTAAAATGTTCCAAGAGGAATTGAGCGCTACCGTTGAGGAGTACTTAGAGCACATCTTTAAGCTCCAGGAGAAAATAGGAGCAGCTAAGACCGGGGACCTAGCAAAGCGCCTTGGAGTAGCGCCTAGCACAGTCACGAACGTCGTTAAGTGGATGGAGGAGAGGGGCTTCGTGGCACGCCAGCCTTATAGAGGAGTTAAGCTGACGGAAAAAGGGAGAAGGATAGCTATCCAGATAGTGCGTAAACATAGACTGGCGGAGCGGCTGCTTACAGACTTGCTACGCATGAGTTGGGACAGGGCCCATGAAGCAGCTTGTAAGCTAGAACATGGACTAACCGAAGAGGTACTAGAGCTGCTAGAAGGGGCGCTGGGAGACCCTAAGACCTGCCCTCACGGAAACCCCCTCCCAACTAAGCGCGGGGAAATTATTGAGGAGGAGGCTACTTCTTTAATTAACCTAAACGTAGGCGAGAGGGGGGTTGTCGCGAAGATAGCGGAGGAGGACGAAGACCTACTAAAGTACTTAGGTAAGCTAAAGGTGTACCCAGGAGCGGCAGTAGAGGTCTTAGAGAGGGCGCCCCTCGACAACTTAGTCACTATAAGAGTAGGGAGGGAACGTCACACCCTAGGTAGACGGGCGGCCTCGGCCATCTACATTAGGCAGGCGAGGTAGATAGCCATGGAGAGGAGGATAGTACCACTAACAGCCCTGAAGGAGGGGGAGGGGGGGATCATCGTCTCAGTGGCTACTGAGGGAGGTAAAGACCTGCAGGGGAGGGCTGTCGCCGCGAGGACTAGCCTTAGAAAGAGGCTTACGGAGATGGGACTGATCCCAGGGGCCAAGGTGGCCGTTGATAAGTCAGCCCCGTT is a window from the Candidatus Nezhaarchaeota archaeon genome containing:
- a CDS encoding DUF373 family protein; this translates as MSREAGQRVLVIYVDRDDDIGRVANAKTPIIGRQANLEAATRFALASPDDSDVNALFAAIQVLDKLREEGVSCELVTLAGVLEGGLKADLKIARELDEALKAYSADAAVVVSDGAADEHVIPLIQSKLPIVSIRRIIVRQSRSVEETYLLLAKYVRRVLEDPRYSAYLVGIPGIFLVATGILASLGLAHYAGVALLFIVGLALIVKGFSIDRALASSWSSSPIVFMSTLIAIIILSVAIYLGSSAVASYIADRGGFEIAEVPRLVGAFLALPNVPTFITKVYNVDVIMASLLVLLIGHGIDKYLEGKPISREVLSAIFCVLLALLLRQVADLLLNPLQTPLTLLLWTTVVVAVYSSLLVALALIRRWKRAEGRDNCRKWG
- a CDS encoding RlmE family RNA methyltransferase — its product is MRRREERRDHYYRLAKRLGYRSRAAFKLKEAARSLNLLRTGDVVVDLGAAPGGWVQVAREFVGDRGFVLGVDISHIKPMPWSNVKLLRIDVEQPEAPQVVLSHLPRKADVVLSDLSPKLSGIWELDVARQASLVDAALRIIDAVLRRGGRALIKVFQGPGFEEVLSKIRDRFEAVKLVRPRATRTSSAEVYVAALNYKLS
- a CDS encoding MTAP family purine nucleoside phosphorylase; protein product: MRVSTRFGSVETSLTKLGGVEVAVVPRHGFTHAVPPHRVDYRANVLALKRLGVERVLATGAVGSLREHIRPGMAVVVSDFLDLAKSRPPSLYEGPKVVHVDMSEPFCPELRTVLIEASKKAGLEVWDGGVYACTEGPRFETPAEIRAIRVLGGDVVGMTVATEAALAREAGLCYAVLCLVTNMAAGMQSMVTAGEVARVMDSIKHKVYLSLEEAVALIPAERGCSCPYRSGQ
- a CDS encoding transcription initiation factor IIB — translated: METPRLMSVSAKCPECGGARLVKDYDRAEMTCLCCGLVIKERLIDPGPEWRAFDLEQQDKRARTGAPLTSTIHDKGLSTVIDWTNRDASGRGLSLSKRIQAYKLRKWQQRSRLSSASDRNLAHALSELERMASQLGLPRGVCEEAAVIYRKIVEGRLVRGRSIESMVAAAIYMACRKVKLPRTLDEIANASRVSKRDVGRSYRFLLRLTSTKVLPTASISYVPRLVSKLKLPSEVQLEAIKILEKAAEAGLTSGRGPMGMVAAAIYVASALLQCKCTQRDVAASANVTEVTVRNRYQELLKKLDFIVMM
- a CDS encoding Gar1/Naf1 family protein, with amino-acid sequence MRRLGRILHILKNGLLLVKLQDPRPPLIGSNVLSRDGEVVGVVRDVIGNVSSPYVVVKPLRKPSRKLVAELYIEDRCM
- a CDS encoding metal-dependent transcriptional regulator; amino-acid sequence: MFQEELSATVEEYLEHIFKLQEKIGAAKTGDLAKRLGVAPSTVTNVVKWMEERGFVARQPYRGVKLTEKGRRIAIQIVRKHRLAERLLTDLLRMSWDRAHEAACKLEHGLTEEVLELLEGALGDPKTCPHGNPLPTKRGEIIEEEATSLINLNVGERGVVAKIAEEDEDLLKYLGKLKVYPGAAVEVLERAPLDNLVTIRVGRERHTLGRRAASAIYIRQAR
- a CDS encoding ATP/GTP-binding protein, whose amino-acid sequence is MAVFFTFVIGTAGSGKSTLIQALADWLASHELDVATVNLDPAVVWLPYGPDVDVRDYVNIDEVMKKYNLGPNSALLACVDMTAAYVERLKEEIADINADYVLIDTPGQLELFAFRGSGPYIASSLGGERAAVLFLIDSVLAERPSSLVSLLLLATSVSYRLHKPQLNLLSKVDLLPKRSVERILRWVENPLDLMYSLSEELMGVGREVNQRICEALHDINPSLHLLPVSAKTGEGLDDLFSQLQWVFGGGGEEYGP
- a CDS encoding signal recognition particle protein Srp19, which translates into the protein MKESGWQRLYLVYFDRSKTRKQGRRVSRELAVDRPRLEEVLEAIKKLGLGLGVKVVEGVRYPRCWWDYKGLILVEKKLRKSELLSKVASILKSIRAAAQ
- a CDS encoding Xaa-Pro peptidase family protein, with the translated sequence MSYPVPRRGRSRRLKKLLKQLEKRGLDCFLASVPENIEYLTGFPAASYPPRTCYFLASVDGLAVLLVPKLDLEEAEELVGGSIEVRELRKSIREALEKLVRRERLGVEAGYLSHKAYLELEKWLGPGRLTDASGLVEELREVKEEVEVSLIRRAVEAAEKSILRGVEALINGVSERETAGVMEAEARKAGADGIAFDPIVSCSPRSSQPHRPAGGAKLVSGEPVVIDFGVKVEGYCSDISRTVVVGSPKPWVEDSIEAVLEAKRAAELLLKPGLQARSVDLETRYILRRRGLAKYFIHGVGHGLGLSVHEAPALSPKSRYRLRPRMVVTLEPGLYFRGQGGVRVEDVYLVAKDGPRRLSTLSEVMVL
- a CDS encoding MarR family transcriptional regulator → MSSLSEVEERALKIVKNSGEVLQCDLWKALNLSSREGSRVAARLERKGLVRREPLVHNKRRTYKIVLAGQRTKVTVDGVLSCPCFSCLDIERCAPGRPINPGKCLALTKWLQQEAASMEASH
- a CDS encoding 30S ribosomal protein S8e, producing the protein MSAWQGRDFRRLTGGKVRPHRGKRKYEVGSYPTETVVGESESRVRVRVRGGGLKTRLKVASFVNVSNPSTGRTERLRILQVVSNPASVDYSRRGVLTKGAIVKTEAGLVKITSRPGQDGVVNGILTEPQP
- a CDS encoding tRNA (guanine(10)-N(2))-dimethyltransferase; amino-acid sequence: MSQLDLTRLKRVSEGKVVVLVPDEAEPTRSVFYNPAMEISRDIAVCCIRAYQAIEGIKQLSIAEPLTASGVRGIRYAKEVRGVREVVLGDVNPLAVKLAVMNVELNGLGDVATVRHEEANRLLASRSSPSLKFDVIDIDPFGSPAPFIEASIRALRDRGLLMLTATDTPPLCGIYPSVAERRYGVRSLKVEYCHEQALRILLAHVALSALKLDASIQPLLSYALRHHYRVCVKIRAGATEAAHCLKNLGTLLHCFECGHREMLASRGVQYERCPICGAKAHSASPIWRAQLLDSNFVSKVLDEVVQSDFKHRGFEEAFLRRLTEEAGAPPLYYTLDEVCRKLRRPQPKISEALSVLRKWGFEACRTHFHPKGVKTNALVTDLYAVVRMLTKHCASHKSS
- a CDS encoding ferrous iron transport protein A is translated as MERRIVPLTALKEGEGGIIVSVATEGGKDLQGRAVAARTSLRKRLTEMGLIPGAKVAVDKSAPFHGPVVVLVKGSRLILGREVAKKVLVEVEEQGG
- a CDS encoding geranylgeranylglycerol-phosphate geranylgeranyltransferase translates to MLKRSSRSIALGLMRIVRPINSLMTGAAVIVGMLIAVKGHLSEALIEEAVLSFVTGSTLSGAAMVVNDYYDREIDLINDPARPIPSGAVKPREALTLASTLVLIGLAASALTCPQCLALSSTAVAVAIGYATKGKSTGIPGNIMVSFCTAIPFIYGGMAVGGIDPSLLLFASIAFTANMGREVTKGIVDVVGDSSMGIRTVAAVYGRVAAAKLASLFFLAAVAMSIAPWLLGFVSVYYLPLVVICDIGFVKSALALVRNPSAENARRVKHEVLLWMLIGLAAFMAGTMLR